TCCTCCGACCGGTTCCCTTGCAAGAGGTCTCCGCTTGATCAGCTGGCGGCTCTGGTGCTGCACGGTCAGACATGCCCAAGCCCTCTGGTGCAGGAGCCGGGCCAGGACAAACTGTGCTCCACCAAACCGCAGAACTGCAGGCGCATAGTGGTGCTGGGCGCGCCGAGAGTGGGGAAGACCTCCATCCTCCGACGGTTCCTGCGGGACGGGTTCGAAGAGCGGTACGAGCCCACGTCTGAGGACTTTCACAGAAAACTGTACCATATCCGAGGCGAAACCTACCAGATAGACATCCTGGACGCTTCTGGGGAGAGAGCCTTCCCCGCAAAACGCAGATTGTCAATCCTAACAGGTGTGTAGTGCATCGCGTGTCATTTATGGAGAGTGCATTCTCACAGGGTGAATTagcttttgtttaatgtttaatactATGACTTAAAGTATGCTAACACACATTATCTATGGTACAGAATCTGGATctgtattattaatttttaatacaACTGCAGATGCAATCCACAGAGTGGGACTGTCAAAATGTTCTTTGTTGTGCACAAATCCCAGTAAAAATTATCCGAATGGATgagtaaatgtattttgcaaaCGATCATTCTaacgatttttttttactgtattctgCAGGTGACATCTTTCTCCTGGTGTTCAGCGTGGATGACAGAGGCTCCTTCGAAGAAGTGCGGGCGCTGCGTAAAGAGATCGTGGCAGCCAAAAGTAAACTTCTCAAGTGCAAAGAGAACGCTCGCGTCCCTACCATAGTGTGCGCGAACAAAGTGGACTTGGACCCGAAGGAGAGAGTCATAAGTCATGCGGAGGTCTGTCAAGAGCTCGGGGAGGAGGCCCCCTATTTCGAGACCTCCGCCAAAGACAGCACCAACCTCGAAGAGGTGTTCGAAGCCCTTGCAAAACGAGGCGGACTGCCTACCGAGACCGGTCCATCCCAGCACCGCAAGATCTCCATCCGCTCGTACCAGGCGTTGCGCTCGGGTCGGACTGgcgggagagggagcagggggctCACCCATGACATTCCCTGTGGCGCTTTGTACCCATTGGCTCGTCGTCCC
This genomic stretch from Megalops cyprinoides isolate fMegCyp1 chromosome 1, fMegCyp1.pri, whole genome shotgun sequence harbors:
- the si:dkey-27j5.5 gene encoding dexamethasone-induced Ras-related protein 1, whose product is MEAKTAKQANFTVEGATDTPCSCADPVVHRGCAYGVGQFPGSRAVCGGSSKVLLEYKNATQHLAASGVKVSTISKAGMGILKMATSHWRLQEKKARVVRSSSAGNRHPSSDRFPCKRSPLDQLEPGQDKLCSTKPQNCRRIVVLGAPRVGKTSILRRFLRDGFEERYEPTSEDFHRKLYHIRGETYQIDILDASGERAFPAKRRLSILTGDIFLLVFSVDDRGSFEEVRALRKEIVAAKSKLLKCKENARVPTIVCANKVDLDPKERVISHAEVCQELGEEAPYFETSAKDSTNLEEVFEALAKRGGLPTETGPSQHRKISIRSYQALRSGRTGGRGSRGLTHDIPCGALYPLARRPSFSTDLRQVLGPSATRKRGTPLEKCQIQ